The DNA region CAGCatagttttttttttgaaggGCCGAGCAAGACGCCGACAATGTCACCTCCAAAGATGAAGGCTTGGTAGGTTGCCGTGGTCGTCGCCATCAAGCAAAAATCTACCTATTTAAGTCCCGGACCCTCGCTGCCATGATgctccaaaacaccaccagccagcctCATCGCCTCCGAAGAGCCCATCCAGTAACGACTAGCCAAAATGAAGCTGTCATCGACCTTTTCCGTCCTCACGGTGGCCACTGTGGTTCACGGCCATGGTTACCTGACCATCCCGTCCAGTCGGACACGTCTTGGCTCCGAGGTAAGAGCTGCAAGCTGCGAGTTCTCTGGAACCTCAGTACTGACACATGAACCCACCAGGCTGGCCTTGACTCCTGCCCCGAGTGCTCCATTCTCGAGCCTGTCTCGGCCTGGCCCGATCTTGACGTTGCTCCTGTTGGCCGCAGTGGACCCTGTGGTTACAACGCCCGCGTGAGCATCGACTACAACCAGCCTCGCGCTGGGCTGTGGGGCAACTCTCCCGTCGCCCGCTACTCTCCTGGCCAGACCATCGACGTTCAGTGGTGCGTCGACAACAATGGTGACCACGGTGGCATGTTCGCCTACCGTATCTGCCAGGATCAGGCGCTCGTCAAGAAGTTCCTCACACCTGGCTATCTCCccaccgacgaggagaagcaggccgCCGAGGACTGCTTCGAGAGGGGCACGCTTCCCTGCACCGACGTCTCGGGCCAGAACTGCGGCTTCAGCCCTGACTGCTCCCCCGGTCAGCCGTGTTGGCGCAACGACTGGTTCACCTGCAATGCTTTCAATGCCGGTGACCGTCGCGCCTGCCAGGGCGTTGACAATGCTCCCCGCGGGTCTTGCTACACCTCGATTGCTGGAGGTTTCCCCGTcaccaagaagatcaagcttCCCAATATCAACGTCGGTCACACCCTCCTGAGCTTCAAGTGGAACTCGTTCCAGACCGGTCAGATCTACCTGTCCTGCGCAGATATTGCCATCGGCGAGGGCAGCGGCACCGTCGACCCGCCTGCTTCGACCACCTTCTCGACTGTCGTCACCCCCGGTGCCTCGTGTGCTGCCGCCCCGTCGGTGCCTGTCGTTTTCAACGAGAAGGCCACCACTGCCTATGGCCAGAACATCAAGGTTGTTGGCTCCATCGCCGCGCTCGGCAGTTGGAACCCGGCCAACGCTGTGCCCCTCTCTGCTGCCGGTtacaccaactccaaccccgtctggtccaccaccctcaacctggCTCCTGGCACTTCCTTCACCTACAAGTTCATCAGGGTGGACAGCAACGGCGCTGTGACCTGGGAAAGCGATCCCAACAGGTCCTACACTGTTCCTGCTGCCTGCCAGGGCCAGAGCATGGCTGTCGATTCCACCTGGCGCTAAATTGTGATTGATGGATGAATGGGAGTCGGGCGGCATCGGGCGTTCGGATTGCATGGGGAATAAAAGGGGTCACGAAGGAGGTCACATTACATCGGGCGTTGCATCTTTTATCTGTCTCCAACACTTTATACTGTACATATttgttctcttctcttcATGTTCATCATTTTTATGCAAGGTTCGCGATGGAGATAGGGAATCATGGAGTGGCAACCCGACGTTACATTTCGATCTCTGCCATGTGCACATGCTCTGATGATGATCGCATCCCCGTCTCCATTTCATCACCCCAAGGCTGAATATGGAGCCAGATTGTCGGAAGGAAGCTCTCAAAATGGGAGGGCGGCCCATTGCTTTCCGACCCTGCGTGTTCCCGGTGGCGATTGGCGAACAGCATCCAGGCGTGGTCTCGTCGAGCTTCTAGGGCACTGATAACCCCGGAAACCGTCCCGGGAAAATCCACCCGTCCATCACCCCGACCTCTCAGGCCGGACAAGAGTGCAGGAAACGGCGTTGCCAAGACGCGCCAAGCACACCAAACCCCTGAAGGGCGGCTCATCGACTTCCGCATCGTGAATATGGCAATCAGCTATGTGCTGGGAACTAAACAAAGATAAATATCATCAtggccttttgc from Podospora pseudocomata strain CBS 415.72m chromosome 3, whole genome shotgun sequence includes:
- a CDS encoding hypothetical protein (CAZy:AA13; EggNog:ENOG503P0C0; COG:S); this translates as MKLSSTFSVLTVATVVHGHGYLTIPSSRTRLGSEAGLDSCPECSILEPVSAWPDLDVAPVGRSGPCGYNARVSIDYNQPRAGLWGNSPVARYSPGQTIDVQWCVDNNGDHGGMFAYRICQDQALVKKFLTPGYLPTDEEKQAAEDCFERGTLPCTDVSGQNCGFSPDCSPGQPCWRNDWFTCNAFNAGDRRACQGVDNAPRGSCYTSIAGGFPVTKKIKLPNINVGHTLLSFKWNSFQTGQIYLSCADIAIGEGSGTVDPPASTTFSTVVTPGASCAAAPSVPVVFNEKATTAYGQNIKVVGSIAALGSWNPANAVPLSAAGYTNSNPVWSTTLNLAPGTSFTYKFIRVDSNGAVTWESDPNRSYTVPAACQGQSMAVDSTWR